One genomic region from Cryptosporangium minutisporangium encodes:
- a CDS encoding PaaI family thioesterase, with translation MSSSLQGRAELVARLRELNALSVIAELDDARAAEVAERVDELARELRGPSAQQPWYFRPGAAPVETGDAWALFNPVSPPLRMRVDGGRATGTTVLGPEFGGPPKVVHGGYVAVLLDHALGIYLHGVGRSSLTAQLSVRYLAPTPLGSRLTVEASHSEIDGTTTYAWATVSVEGRVTARAEGRFVLGRGKWRS, from the coding sequence CCCTTCAGGGACGAGCGGAGCTGGTGGCCCGGTTGCGCGAGCTGAATGCGCTGAGCGTCATCGCGGAACTGGACGACGCCCGCGCTGCCGAGGTCGCCGAGCGGGTCGACGAACTGGCCAGGGAGCTTCGGGGTCCGTCGGCCCAGCAGCCGTGGTACTTCCGCCCCGGTGCCGCGCCGGTCGAAACCGGCGACGCCTGGGCGCTGTTCAATCCGGTCTCGCCGCCGCTGCGGATGCGCGTGGACGGCGGCCGCGCAACCGGCACGACCGTGCTCGGGCCCGAGTTCGGTGGCCCGCCGAAGGTCGTCCACGGTGGTTACGTCGCCGTGCTGCTCGACCATGCGCTCGGCATCTACCTGCACGGGGTCGGACGCTCCAGCCTCACCGCGCAGCTGTCCGTGCGGTACCTGGCCCCGACGCCGCTGGGTTCCCGGCTGACGGTGGAGGCGAGCCACAGCGAGATCGACGGCACCACCACGTACGCCTGGGCGACGGTCAGCGTCGAGGGCCGCGTGACCGCCCGGGCGGAAGGCCGGTTCGTCCTGGGCAGAGGGAAGTGGCGCTCGTGA